A genomic region of Bradyrhizobium sp. ORS 278 contains the following coding sequences:
- a CDS encoding glutathione S-transferase family protein: MITVYGEGRGFRVVWLLEEMELPYRLRDVDLLAGAENDAEFLTINPAGFIPAIRDGDVTMVESIAIMEYILGHHGPTTLAPCAQDAAFPAYQQFLHLGEAGLAASLYFVSGARHLAPEHERDNWSARQAMGVFTSRLRLVTRQLQRAPYMAGDAFTAADISVGYALEMARKNVGVVFDDLVQAFMTRLRARPGYQRALATCHATRRWWES; the protein is encoded by the coding sequence ATGATCACAGTGTACGGCGAGGGCAGGGGCTTCCGGGTCGTCTGGCTGCTCGAGGAAATGGAGTTGCCGTACCGGCTTCGGGACGTCGATCTCCTCGCCGGCGCCGAGAACGACGCCGAGTTCCTGACGATCAACCCGGCCGGGTTCATCCCGGCGATCCGCGATGGCGATGTCACGATGGTCGAGTCCATCGCGATCATGGAGTACATCCTGGGGCACCATGGTCCGACCACGCTGGCACCCTGCGCGCAGGATGCGGCCTTTCCGGCCTATCAGCAGTTTCTCCACCTCGGCGAGGCCGGCCTCGCCGCCTCGCTGTATTTCGTCTCGGGCGCGCGGCACCTCGCGCCGGAGCATGAGCGCGACAATTGGAGCGCGCGTCAGGCGATGGGCGTGTTCACGAGTCGGCTGCGCCTGGTGACGCGACAGCTGCAGCGGGCGCCCTACATGGCAGGCGATGCGTTCACCGCGGCGGACATCTCCGTCGGCTATGCGCTCGAGATGGCGCGGAAGAACGTCGGCGTCGTGTTCGACGACCTGGTGCAGGCCTTCATGACGCGGCTGCGCGCCCGCCCCGGTTATCAGCGGGCGCTGGCGACCTGCCACGCGACGCGGCGCTGGTGGGAGAGCTAG
- a CDS encoding tetratricopeptide repeat protein has product MSAIGRAAALHIAFWQYDPWYRRAWFVWPQVTAMLLAVWLLAGRGGSEASSPAGDWAKPVDCTNPSLPGCAATRHASFVWDDEIARPMIANQVTISVDRSNFRNSALEDQPKLVAALGAYYRYDWAKAIEVLKSAAVSDPNVQYLTALALLVPNSTDQTRNAETLLREAAAGGVLQANSVLGRILFVGAGGVPKDEAAGRKLIDDAVAAGDPYAMRLAAAGYVSGEFGGTYDTVKAVDLLRRAAEIGGDAVVLAQLAFCINTGRGGLTRDTEKTIEHLRRAADAGFESAQIALARWFRDRYGNRESTDLPEAIKWYERSYQQGHSIFALGELAVIRRFAREAPWFDTRRSAELLQLCVPYRNAFCHFWLARAYHDGAGVARDYVKAYAYYTVAKELGWKDAFGNLQKLDDFLQPDVKSSGAELAKSILAGLKPIPRPNRLEFAETESRPSP; this is encoded by the coding sequence ATGAGCGCGATCGGGCGAGCTGCGGCCTTGCATATCGCGTTCTGGCAATATGACCCCTGGTACCGCCGCGCCTGGTTCGTCTGGCCCCAGGTGACCGCGATGCTTCTCGCGGTCTGGCTGCTCGCGGGGCGAGGAGGGTCCGAGGCGTCAAGCCCGGCGGGAGATTGGGCAAAGCCGGTCGATTGTACCAACCCGTCGCTTCCCGGCTGCGCAGCAACCCGGCATGCCAGCTTCGTCTGGGACGACGAGATCGCCAGGCCCATGATCGCCAATCAGGTCACGATCAGCGTGGACCGCTCGAACTTTCGCAACTCCGCCCTCGAAGATCAGCCGAAGCTCGTCGCGGCGCTCGGCGCCTATTATCGTTATGACTGGGCGAAGGCGATCGAGGTCCTGAAATCGGCGGCCGTGAGCGATCCGAACGTTCAATACCTGACGGCGCTCGCTCTGCTGGTCCCGAACTCGACCGATCAAACACGGAATGCGGAGACCTTGCTGCGCGAGGCCGCGGCCGGAGGAGTTCTTCAGGCGAACAGCGTGCTCGGGCGCATTCTGTTCGTCGGCGCGGGCGGTGTTCCCAAAGACGAGGCGGCGGGCCGCAAGCTGATCGATGACGCCGTCGCGGCGGGCGATCCCTATGCGATGCGGCTTGCCGCGGCGGGATACGTCAGCGGCGAATTCGGCGGGACATACGACACCGTCAAGGCCGTGGATCTGCTGCGCAGGGCGGCGGAGATCGGTGGCGATGCTGTCGTGCTGGCGCAACTTGCATTCTGCATCAATACCGGACGCGGCGGCCTGACCCGCGACACCGAAAAGACGATCGAGCACCTGCGGCGCGCGGCGGATGCCGGCTTCGAGAGTGCGCAGATCGCGCTCGCACGGTGGTTCAGGGACCGCTATGGCAATCGGGAAAGCACGGACCTGCCGGAAGCGATCAAATGGTATGAGCGCTCCTATCAGCAAGGTCACTCCATCTTCGCCCTTGGAGAGCTCGCCGTCATCCGCAGATTTGCGCGCGAGGCGCCGTGGTTCGACACCAGGAGATCCGCCGAATTGCTGCAGCTTTGCGTGCCCTATAGAAATGCCTTCTGTCATTTCTGGCTGGCGCGCGCCTACCATGATGGCGCCGGAGTCGCGCGAGACTACGTCAAGGCCTACGCTTACTATACGGTTGCAAAGGAGCTCGGATGGAAGGATGCCTTCGGCAACCTCCAGAAGCTCGACGATTTTCTCCAACCCGACGTCAAAAGCAGCGGCGCGGAGTTGGCGAAGAGCATCCTGGCCGGCCTCAAACCGATCCCCCGTCCCAACCGGCTCGAATTCGCCGAGACCGAGTCGCGCCCATCTCCGTGA
- the hyi gene encoding hydroxypyruvate isomerase, producing the protein MPHFAANLTMLFNELPFLERFAAAKAAGFSGVEYLFPYEFDKAELREQLARHGLTQVLHNLPAGNWAAGERGIAILPDRVDDFREGVRRGIEYARALDCRQLNCLVGIAPDGADPRELNQTLLRNLRFAATALKAQGIKLLIEPINTLDIPGFFLNRTAQALQLISDVESDNLFVQYDIYHMQIMEGDLARTLQKHLARIAHIQLADNPGRHEPGTGEINYAYLFRHLDAIGYAGWVGCEYKPRTKTEEGLGWLTERAAVTSS; encoded by the coding sequence ATGCCGCACTTTGCCGCCAACCTGACGATGCTGTTCAACGAGCTGCCGTTTCTGGAGCGTTTCGCCGCCGCCAAGGCGGCCGGGTTCAGCGGCGTCGAGTATCTGTTTCCCTACGAGTTCGACAAGGCCGAGCTGCGCGAGCAGCTCGCCCGCCACGGCCTGACCCAGGTGCTGCACAATCTGCCCGCCGGCAACTGGGCCGCCGGCGAGCGCGGCATCGCCATCCTGCCGGACCGCGTCGACGATTTTCGCGAGGGCGTCCGCCGCGGTATCGAATACGCCCGGGCGCTCGACTGCCGTCAGCTCAACTGCCTCGTCGGCATCGCGCCCGATGGTGCCGATCCGCGCGAGCTCAATCAGACGCTGCTGCGCAATCTGCGCTTCGCCGCGACCGCGCTGAAGGCGCAGGGCATCAAGCTCCTGATCGAGCCGATCAACACGCTCGACATTCCCGGCTTCTTCCTCAACCGCACCGCTCAGGCGCTGCAGCTGATCTCCGATGTCGAGTCCGACAACCTGTTCGTCCAATACGACATCTATCACATGCAGATCATGGAGGGCGATCTCGCGCGCACCCTACAGAAGCATCTCGCCCGCATCGCCCACATCCAGCTCGCCGACAACCCCGGCCGCCACGAGCCCGGCACCGGCGAGATCAACTACGCGTATCTGTTCCGCCACCTCGATGCGATCGGCTATGCCGGCTGGGTCGGCTGCGAGTACAAGCCGAGGACGAAGACCGAGGAGGGGCTCGGCTGGCTGACGGAGCGCGCGGCCGTGACGTCGAGTTGA
- a CDS encoding IclR family transcriptional regulator gives MIRRKTIEPRADAAAEPRDGGVQSVGRALQILEILAEDDEGYRLSDLAIRAGLSTSTVHRLLTTLEKRRFVQFDRMESKWHVGAQSFAVGAIFTRRRNFVALAIPYLRRLRDQSRETANLAVVDDESLMVLLRLESREIMRSLTKVGGRLSMVASGMGKAVLATYSDDDVNGIIHRQGMPRLTEKSIIRASDLFRELETIRRQGYAVDDEEARLGLRCIAAVVHDSCREPLAAISVSGLASRLTEERVPMVGGMVRDIAAELTAALGGGGPPGGNEDRQPD, from the coding sequence GTGATCCGTCGCAAGACGATCGAGCCACGCGCAGATGCCGCGGCCGAGCCCCGCGACGGCGGCGTGCAATCCGTCGGCCGCGCGCTGCAGATCCTGGAAATTCTCGCCGAGGACGACGAAGGCTATCGCCTCAGCGATCTCGCCATCCGCGCCGGCCTGTCCACCTCCACCGTGCATCGCCTGCTGACGACGCTCGAGAAGCGCCGCTTCGTCCAGTTCGACAGGATGGAATCGAAATGGCACGTCGGCGCGCAGAGCTTCGCCGTCGGCGCGATCTTCACCCGCCGGCGCAATTTCGTCGCGCTCGCCATTCCCTATCTGCGGCGCCTGCGCGATCAGTCGCGCGAAACCGCCAATCTCGCCGTCGTCGACGATGAATCGCTGATGGTGCTGCTGCGGCTCGAAAGCCGCGAGATCATGCGCTCGCTGACCAAGGTCGGCGGCCGCCTGTCGATGGTCGCCTCCGGCATGGGCAAGGCCGTGCTCGCGACCTATTCGGACGACGACGTCAACGGCATCATCCACCGCCAGGGCATGCCGCGCTTGACCGAGAAGTCGATCATCCGCGCCAGCGACCTGTTCCGCGAGCTGGAGACCATCCGCCGCCAGGGCTACGCCGTCGACGACGAGGAGGCGAGGCTCGGCCTGCGCTGCATCGCCGCCGTCGTTCACGATTCCTGCCGCGAGCCCCTGGCCGCGATCTCGGTCTCGGGCCTAGCGAGCCGGCTGACGGAGGAGCGGGTGCCGATGGTCGGGGGAATGGTGCGGGATATTGCGGCGGAGCTGACGGCGGCACTTGGGGGCGGGGGGCCGCCTGGTGGCAACGAGGATCGGCAGCCCGATTGA
- a CDS encoding AAA family ATPase, translated as MKSFFRHPMVAMCIAMMVAAIGTQWILNPKSGPFSALTWANSLTIGAVLLIMLAGFALTYVAVRLGSDPSGFGLVPVGEGYTPGRRLTVQATGMVRNADEVLDELDRMIGLSSVKEEVNKLLAGIEVERKRREQGLPVPKVNRHMVFTGPPGAGKTEVARALGEIYRSLKVLRKGHVVEVQRADLIAGYIGQTALKTLDKCKEALDGILFIDEAYSLAGEGKDFGHEAIATLLKFMEDNRDRIMVIAAGYPNEMRRFIAMNPGLASRFNRTIEFPAYEPKELAAILRLMATRQGAELPDDLEQSLIPWIETRWKGEGWGNAREMRSLLDKASEAQSLRVAVDAAADISKIEMADFESAGVPVVRTYVPPPLAAPAPVPAALEPAQAASSSTDPTLPRAGRRLKVESAVPPERTLDQALDRLEQMIGLTAVKQEVNALMSSLEVERVRREQGLAVAPISRHMVFTGPPGVGKTEVARALGEIYRCLHVLRKGHLVETDRSGLVAGYVGQTAAKTLDKCREALDGILFIDEAYALARSGNDFGQEAIDTLLKFMEDNRDRIVVIVAGYGSEMPRFIASNPGLASRFTKTIAFPSYSASELAAILRVMSEQQNFILPDDLSSRLDPWLDVGMRQPSWGQAREMRTLLERAREAQATRIAGDPSADVRRLTLADIEVAIDKSGYRETVAEMISDDVIRIPALPRSATPLSDGTSAVQAAVVTIKMAGGHGSGFFISRDGYLLTNRHVVNDSKFVSVKLTTGREMPGEVLRSHKARDVALIKVNESAMAALPLRLDPPDVAAEVYAVGTPHKEEFATTISKGIVSAYRTQDDLKLIQSDAAIHGGSSGGPLVDRCGNVVAVSVAGISSTATKLGTSLNFFIPIGDALKFLAVELVGQDEMSVT; from the coding sequence ATGAAGAGTTTCTTTCGCCACCCGATGGTTGCGATGTGCATCGCCATGATGGTGGCCGCCATCGGCACGCAGTGGATTCTCAATCCGAAGTCCGGCCCCTTCAGCGCATTGACATGGGCGAACTCGCTCACGATCGGCGCCGTGCTCCTGATCATGCTGGCCGGCTTTGCATTGACCTATGTCGCCGTGCGGCTTGGCAGCGACCCGTCCGGCTTCGGACTGGTGCCGGTCGGGGAGGGATACACGCCCGGGCGGCGGCTGACCGTGCAGGCGACGGGCATGGTCCGCAATGCCGACGAAGTGCTCGACGAGCTCGACCGGATGATCGGGCTGAGCTCCGTCAAGGAAGAGGTCAACAAGCTGCTCGCAGGCATCGAGGTCGAACGCAAGCGCCGTGAACAGGGGCTGCCCGTGCCCAAGGTCAACCGGCACATGGTGTTCACCGGGCCGCCCGGCGCAGGCAAGACCGAGGTTGCGCGCGCCCTGGGAGAGATCTACCGATCGTTGAAGGTGCTGCGCAAAGGCCACGTGGTGGAAGTGCAACGCGCCGATCTGATTGCCGGATATATCGGGCAGACGGCGCTGAAGACGTTGGACAAATGCAAGGAAGCCCTCGACGGCATCCTGTTCATCGACGAGGCCTACTCCCTCGCGGGTGAGGGCAAGGATTTCGGCCACGAGGCGATCGCGACGCTGCTGAAGTTCATGGAGGACAACCGCGATCGCATCATGGTGATCGCGGCCGGCTATCCGAACGAGATGCGGCGCTTCATCGCGATGAATCCCGGCCTGGCGAGCCGCTTCAACCGGACCATCGAGTTTCCGGCCTATGAGCCGAAGGAGTTGGCCGCGATCTTGCGGCTGATGGCCACGCGACAAGGCGCGGAACTGCCCGACGACCTCGAGCAGAGCCTCATTCCCTGGATCGAAACCCGCTGGAAGGGCGAAGGCTGGGGTAACGCGCGCGAGATGCGCAGCCTCCTCGACAAAGCAAGTGAAGCCCAGTCCCTGCGCGTGGCCGTCGACGCCGCTGCCGATATCAGCAAGATCGAGATGGCGGACTTCGAAAGCGCCGGCGTGCCCGTGGTGCGAACCTATGTTCCGCCCCCGCTCGCTGCGCCGGCGCCGGTTCCTGCCGCCCTCGAACCTGCTCAGGCGGCGTCATCCTCGACCGACCCAACGCTGCCTCGCGCCGGACGAAGGTTGAAGGTCGAGTCCGCTGTGCCTCCCGAGCGCACGCTCGACCAGGCGCTGGACCGCCTCGAGCAGATGATCGGCTTGACGGCCGTGAAGCAGGAGGTGAACGCCCTGATGTCGTCGTTGGAGGTCGAGCGCGTGCGGCGGGAGCAGGGGCTTGCTGTCGCGCCGATCAGCCGACACATGGTCTTCACCGGGCCGCCCGGCGTGGGCAAGACCGAGGTCGCCCGCGCGCTCGGTGAGATCTATCGCTGCCTCCACGTTCTGCGAAAAGGTCACCTGGTCGAGACTGATCGCTCCGGTCTGGTGGCGGGCTATGTCGGCCAGACCGCTGCCAAGACGCTCGACAAGTGCAGGGAAGCGCTCGACGGCATCCTGTTCATCGACGAAGCCTATGCGCTGGCGCGGTCCGGCAACGATTTCGGCCAGGAAGCGATCGACACGCTGCTGAAGTTCATGGAGGACAACCGCGACCGCATCGTCGTCATCGTGGCCGGTTACGGCAGCGAAATGCCGCGCTTCATCGCCAGCAATCCCGGCCTTGCAAGCCGCTTCACCAAGACGATCGCGTTTCCGTCCTATTCGGCCAGCGAGCTCGCGGCCATTCTGCGGGTCATGTCCGAGCAGCAGAACTTCATCCTGCCGGATGATCTGTCATCCAGGCTCGATCCTTGGCTTGATGTCGGGATGCGCCAGCCATCGTGGGGACAAGCCCGCGAGATGCGGACGCTGCTCGAGCGCGCCCGCGAGGCCCAGGCCACGCGCATCGCCGGCGACCCCAGCGCGGACGTGCGTCGGCTGACGCTGGCTGATATCGAGGTGGCTATCGACAAATCCGGATATCGGGAGACCGTCGCCGAGATGATCAGCGACGATGTCATCAGGATCCCCGCGCTGCCGCGCTCGGCCACTCCGCTGTCGGATGGAACATCCGCGGTGCAGGCCGCCGTGGTGACGATCAAGATGGCGGGCGGGCACGGCAGCGGCTTCTTCATCTCGCGAGACGGTTATCTGCTGACCAACCGACACGTGGTCAACGACAGCAAATTCGTTTCGGTCAAGCTCACGACCGGCCGTGAGATGCCCGGCGAGGTGCTGCGGTCGCACAAGGCCCGCGACGTCGCTCTGATCAAGGTGAATGAGTCGGCAATGGCGGCCTTGCCGTTGCGGCTCGATCCGCCCGATGTCGCCGCCGAGGTCTATGCGGTCGGGACGCCGCACAAGGAGGAATTCGCGACGACGATCAGCAAAGGCATCGTGAGCGCCTATCGGACGCAGGATGATCTCAAGCTGATCCAGAGCGACGCCGCCATTCACGGCGGCAGCAGCGGAGGACCCCTGGTGGACCGATGCGGCAACGTCGTCGCCGTCAGTGTTGCTGGAATCAGCTCGACGGCAACCAAATTGGGCACGAGTCTGAATTTCTTCATTCCGATCGGCGATGCGCTCAAATTTCTGGCGGTCGAGCTCGTTGGTCAGGATGAGATGTCGGTGACTTGA
- the gcl gene encoding glyoxylate carboligase, translating to MAKMRAIDAAVRILEKEGVACAFGVPGAAINPLYSALQRRGSIRHILARHVEGASHMAEGYTRAKAGNIGVCIGTSGPAGTDMITGLYSAIADSIPILCITGQAPRARLYKEDFQAVDIEQIAKPVTKWAVTVREPGLVPRVFSQAFHIMRSGRPGPVLIDLPLDVQLAEIEFDDETYAPLPVYKPAATRKQIEKALEMLNAAERPLIVAGGGIINADASDLLVTFAETVNVPVVPTLMGWGAIPDDYLLMAGMVGLQTSHRYGNANFLESDFVLGIGNRWANRHTGSLETYTKGRTFVHVDIEPTQIGRVFNPELGIVSDAKAALEMFIAVAREWRKAGKLRERQAWPAACQDRKRTMLRRSDFDQVPIKPQRVYHEMNKAFGRDTCYVSVIGLSQIGGAQFLSVNHPRHWINAGQAGPLGWTLPAALGVRAADPKREIVALSGDYDFQFLIEELAVGAQFNLPYIHVVVNNAYLGLIRQAQRGFSMDYQVQLSFENINAPEVGGYGVDHVAVAQGLGCKAIRVTDPRQAQAAFATAREWMAEYQVPVVVEFVLERVTNIAMGTEIDNVVEFEEVLDLPVDETPAESQRTLQPA from the coding sequence ATGGCGAAGATGCGGGCGATCGATGCTGCGGTGCGGATCTTGGAGAAGGAGGGCGTCGCCTGCGCCTTCGGCGTTCCCGGCGCGGCGATCAATCCGCTCTATTCCGCGCTGCAACGGCGCGGCTCGATCCGCCACATTCTCGCCCGCCACGTCGAGGGCGCCTCGCACATGGCCGAGGGCTACACCCGCGCCAAGGCCGGCAATATCGGCGTGTGCATCGGCACGTCGGGGCCGGCGGGCACCGACATGATCACCGGACTTTACTCGGCGATCGCGGATTCGATTCCGATCCTCTGCATCACCGGCCAGGCGCCGCGGGCGCGGCTCTACAAGGAGGATTTCCAGGCCGTCGACATCGAGCAGATCGCCAAGCCCGTGACCAAATGGGCGGTGACGGTGCGCGAGCCCGGCCTGGTGCCGCGGGTGTTCAGCCAGGCCTTCCACATCATGCGCTCGGGACGCCCGGGTCCTGTCCTGATCGACCTGCCGCTCGACGTGCAGCTCGCCGAGATCGAGTTCGACGACGAGACCTATGCGCCGCTGCCGGTCTACAAGCCCGCCGCGACCCGCAAGCAGATCGAGAAGGCGCTGGAGATGCTGAACGCCGCCGAGCGTCCGCTGATCGTCGCCGGCGGCGGCATCATCAACGCCGATGCCAGCGATCTCCTCGTCACGTTCGCCGAGACCGTCAACGTGCCCGTCGTGCCGACCCTGATGGGGTGGGGCGCCATTCCCGACGATTATTTGCTGATGGCCGGCATGGTCGGGCTGCAGACCAGCCACCGCTACGGCAACGCCAATTTCCTGGAGTCCGATTTCGTCCTCGGCATCGGCAATCGCTGGGCCAACAGACATACGGGCTCGCTCGAGACCTACACCAAGGGCCGCACCTTCGTGCATGTCGATATCGAGCCGACCCAGATCGGCCGCGTGTTCAATCCGGAGCTCGGCATCGTCTCCGATGCCAAGGCCGCGCTGGAGATGTTCATCGCCGTCGCGCGCGAGTGGCGCAAGGCGGGGAAGCTGCGTGAGCGGCAGGCATGGCCCGCGGCGTGCCAGGACCGCAAGCGCACCATGCTCCGGCGCAGCGATTTTGACCAGGTGCCGATCAAGCCGCAGCGCGTCTATCACGAGATGAACAAGGCGTTCGGCCGCGACACCTGCTATGTCAGCGTCATCGGTCTGTCGCAGATCGGCGGCGCGCAGTTCCTCAGCGTCAACCACCCGCGGCATTGGATCAATGCCGGGCAGGCGGGCCCGCTCGGCTGGACCCTGCCGGCCGCGCTCGGCGTCCGCGCCGCCGATCCCAAGCGCGAGATCGTCGCGCTGTCCGGCGACTACGACTTCCAGTTCCTGATCGAGGAGCTCGCGGTCGGCGCCCAGTTCAATCTGCCTTACATCCACGTCGTCGTGAACAATGCCTATCTCGGGCTGATCCGGCAGGCGCAGCGCGGCTTCTCGATGGACTACCAGGTGCAGCTGTCGTTCGAGAACATCAACGCGCCGGAGGTCGGCGGCTACGGCGTCGACCATGTCGCGGTGGCGCAAGGCCTCGGCTGCAAGGCGATCCGCGTCACCGATCCGCGCCAGGCGCAGGCGGCGTTCGCGACCGCGCGCGAATGGATGGCGGAGTATCAGGTGCCCGTGGTGGTCGAGTTCGTACTCGAGCGGGTCACCAACATCGCGATGGGTACCGAGATCGACAATGTCGTGGAGTTCGAGGAGGTGCTCGACCTGCCGGTGGACGAGACGCCGGCCGAGTCGCAGCGCACCCTGCAGCCGGCGTGA
- a CDS encoding adenine deaminase, translating to MTNLTRFSVAPLHTMTRRLADVASGRVAPDLVITGARVLSTYSERILRDRELWITGGRVAAVKPAGAHKALPSGFTIYDAAGGIIAPGLVDPHIHIESSMVTACAYAEAALLNGTTTIFCDSHEIGNVMDTAGVEAMLEDARQAPLSIFLTVPSTVPATSAALETAGGDLTPDKIAGLFDRWPEAVALGEKMDFVPVCMGDERSHAILAAALQRGRPVSGHVYGREFVAAYAASGVTDTHEAIDRDIADDLLDAGVWIFLRGGPPTTPWHSLPQAIRTITELGASHKRTAVCTDDRDADDLMLFGLDWVVREAVKAGMSPEQAWSMGSLHGATRFAMDGEIGGLGGGRRADLVLLDDGLKPQSTWYGGELVVDQGKITSLLDQALSQRYQYPKAAYATVKLPAQMKLTPELPAKACTVNAIKTALPGITLIHEKVAIKPANDWDTLFARHGLCFVAVIERHGKSAGNVAHGLLKDFGLKRGAVASSVGHDSHNIIVAGTNEADMQTAVAAIGAQQGGVCVVADGKVRAMVPLPIAGLLSDKRVTAVAEEVKLLKKEWAEAGCTIPYMGFNLIPLSVIPEIRITDKGLVLVPQMELAPLFE from the coding sequence ATGACCAATCTCACCCGCTTCTCCGTCGCCCCCTTGCACACCATGACGCGCCGATTGGCCGACGTCGCCTCAGGACGCGTGGCGCCCGACCTCGTGATCACTGGCGCCCGGGTGCTGTCGACCTATTCGGAGCGCATTCTCCGAGACCGCGAGCTCTGGATCACCGGCGGACGCGTGGCCGCGGTGAAGCCGGCCGGGGCGCACAAGGCGCTTCCCTCAGGCTTTACGATCTACGACGCCGCCGGCGGCATCATCGCCCCCGGCCTTGTGGATCCGCACATCCATATCGAGTCCTCCATGGTGACGGCCTGCGCCTATGCGGAAGCCGCGCTGCTCAACGGCACCACGACGATCTTCTGCGACAGCCACGAGATCGGCAACGTGATGGACACAGCCGGCGTCGAGGCGATGCTGGAGGATGCGCGGCAGGCGCCGCTGTCGATCTTCCTCACCGTGCCCTCGACGGTGCCGGCGACCTCGGCGGCGCTGGAGACCGCGGGTGGCGATCTCACGCCGGACAAGATCGCCGGCCTGTTCGACCGCTGGCCGGAGGCGGTGGCGCTCGGCGAGAAGATGGATTTCGTGCCGGTCTGCATGGGCGACGAGCGCAGCCACGCCATCCTCGCCGCCGCCTTGCAGCGCGGGCGGCCGGTGTCGGGCCATGTCTATGGCCGCGAATTCGTCGCCGCCTATGCCGCGAGCGGCGTCACCGACACGCATGAGGCGATCGACCGCGACATCGCCGACGATCTGCTCGATGCCGGCGTGTGGATCTTTCTGCGCGGCGGGCCGCCGACGACGCCGTGGCACAGCCTGCCGCAGGCGATCCGCACCATCACCGAGCTCGGCGCCTCGCACAAACGCACGGCGGTCTGCACCGACGATCGCGATGCCGACGATCTCATGCTGTTCGGTTTGGACTGGGTGGTCCGCGAGGCGGTGAAGGCCGGGATGTCGCCGGAGCAGGCGTGGTCGATGGGCTCGCTGCACGGCGCGACGCGCTTTGCCATGGACGGCGAGATCGGCGGCCTCGGTGGCGGCCGCCGCGCCGACCTTGTGCTGCTCGACGACGGCCTCAAGCCGCAATCGACCTGGTACGGCGGCGAACTCGTCGTCGACCAGGGAAAGATCACGTCGCTTCTCGATCAGGCGCTGTCACAGCGCTACCAATATCCGAAGGCGGCCTATGCCACCGTGAAGCTGCCGGCGCAGATGAAGCTGACGCCGGAGCTGCCGGCCAAGGCCTGCACCGTCAACGCGATCAAGACCGCGCTGCCGGGCATCACGCTGATCCATGAGAAGGTCGCGATCAAGCCGGCCAACGACTGGGACACGCTGTTCGCGCGCCACGGCCTCTGCTTCGTCGCCGTCATCGAACGCCACGGCAAGTCGGCCGGCAATGTCGCGCATGGCCTGTTGAAGGATTTCGGCCTCAAGCGCGGCGCCGTCGCCTCCAGCGTCGGCCATGACAGCCACAACATCATCGTCGCCGGTACCAACGAGGCCGACATGCAGACGGCGGTCGCCGCGATCGGCGCGCAGCAGGGCGGCGTCTGCGTCGTGGCCGATGGCAAGGTGCGGGCGATGGTGCCGCTGCCGATCGCCGGCCTGCTCTCTGACAAGCGCGTCACCGCGGTCGCGGAGGAAGTGAAGCTGCTCAAGAAAGAGTGGGCGGAGGCCGGCTGCACCATTCCCTACATGGGGTTCAATTTGATTCCTCTATCGGTCATTCCGGAAATTCGTATCACCGACAAGGGCCTGGTGCTGGTGCCGCAGATGGAGCTCGCGCCGTTGTTCGAATAG